One segment of Deltaproteobacteria bacterium DNA contains the following:
- a CDS encoding DUF1464 family protein encodes MRVVGIDPGTYSFDLFGMEDSQKVIIDESIKSEDILKNPYLLLERLEELMPLDIVVGPSGYGIPLKRIKDITEDDIGKMIPLDTQIAVNEGIKKVLLEMKEKEIPVCFTPGVIHLETVPSYRKWNKFDMGTADKVCCIALSIKDQSERLNIPFNKTSFVYVEIGYGFTAVMTVKDGKIVDGIGGTNGSIGFLGCGGMDAEIAIRLKPPVTQEIVFQKGVKDFVGKDIEPRDLINFKEAMLLLGESTEKDVASMLVSMPNPKEIVLSGRLIDHDFIRDELTCRLNKYAPVVKVNKLSRIAKEAACGAYIIGEGLLGKKYHELVENMGILNVGHAN; translated from the coding sequence ATGAGAGTTGTAGGAATAGACCCAGGGACATATAGCTTTGACCTTTTCGGAATGGAAGACAGCCAAAAGGTCATTATAGATGAATCAATTAAATCAGAAGATATTTTAAAAAATCCATATTTGCTTCTTGAAAGGCTCGAAGAATTGATGCCACTGGATATTGTTGTTGGTCCATCAGGGTATGGAATACCGCTAAAAAGAATAAAGGATATAACAGAAGATGATATTGGGAAAATGATCCCTTTAGATACGCAAATAGCCGTAAATGAAGGGATAAAAAAAGTGCTTTTAGAAATGAAAGAAAAAGAAATACCTGTTTGCTTTACCCCCGGTGTTATCCATCTCGAAACTGTTCCATCTTACAGAAAATGGAATAAATTTGATATGGGGACAGCAGATAAAGTATGTTGTATAGCCTTAAGCATAAAAGATCAATCGGAAAGATTAAACATCCCTTTTAATAAAACATCTTTTGTCTATGTAGAAATAGGATATGGATTTACAGCTGTAATGACTGTGAAAGATGGGAAAATTGTTGATGGGATAGGTGGAACAAATGGGAGCATAGGATTTCTTGGATGTGGGGGAATGGATGCTGAGATTGCAATCAGATTAAAACCTCCAGTGACCCAGGAAATTGTTTTTCAAAAAGGAGTAAAAGACTTTGTTGGAAAAGATATTGAACCCAGAGATTTGATAAACTTTAAAGAAGCTATGCTGCTTTTAGGAGAGAGCACAGAAAAGGATGTTGCATCAATGCTTGTTTCCATGCCCAATCCAAAGGAGATTGTTTTATCCGGTAGACTAATAGACCATGATTTCATAAGGGATGAACTTACATGCAGGCTAAATAAATATGCTCCTGTAGTGAAAGTGAATAAGTTATCAAGGATTGCAAAAGAGGCCGCTTGTGGTGCTTATATTATTGGGGAAGGGTTGCTTGGTAAAAAATATCATGAGCTTGTGGAAAATATGGGTATATTAAATGTTGGACATGCGAATTAA